The proteins below are encoded in one region of Panulirus ornatus isolate Po-2019 chromosome 4, ASM3632096v1, whole genome shotgun sequence:
- the LOC139745893 gene encoding protein-tyrosine sulfotransferase 1-like, with product MKAQATARWGRCLNVVYYLVVVAALGNVIYIKLMANESFKSFLQTEENGNDSLEELQEPANGSEPLQTISSARQHPLIMVAGHPRSGTTLMRSMLDAHEHVHCGEETHIVPLIVESWNLDLVPTEYLRQLSQVGLTREVMERAVANFLLVIISRLGAATQRLCNKDPFTMAHATFLRRLFPNAKFIFMVRDGRAAVHSLISRNVTITHFDLTSYEKSLRQWDKNVNDMYQQCEELGPTACLPVHYELLILRPRQVMKSVLKFLTLPWREEVLRHHEFIAKDGGVSLNPMEPSTTQVKRARYDGRPHLMGGSPAATPPPRNRYPLPRCCLSLDTTLRPTLHPTRS from the exons ATGAAGGCTCAAGCTACAGCGAGGTGGGGGAGGTGTTTGAATGTCGTGTACTACCTCGTGGTCGTTGCAGCTCTTGGGAACGTCATTTACATCAAGCTCATGGCCAACGAGTCGTTCAAGTCGTTCCTGCAGACGGAGGAGAACGGCAACGACTCGCTGGAGGAGCTGCAG GAGCCCGCCAACGGCAGCGAGCCCCTGCAGACCATCTCCTCTGCCAGACAGCATCCACTGATCATGGTGGCCGGACACCCACGCTCCGGCACCACGCTCATGCGCTCCATGCTGGACGCTCATGAGCACGTGCACTGCGGCGAGGAGACGCACATTGTCCCTCTCATCGTCGAGTCCTGGAACCTGGACTTGGTCCCGACGGAATACCTAAGGCAACTCTCCCAAGTTGGACTCACCAGAGAG GTGATGGAACGGGCCGTGGCCAACTTCCTGCTGGTGATTATCTCCAGGCTCGGGGCAGCGACCCAGAGGCTGTGTAACAAGGACCCATTCACCATGGCCCACGCCACCTTCCTACGGAGGCTCTTCCCCAACGCCAAGTTCATCTTCATGGTGCGCGACGGACGAGCAGCCGTCCATTCCCTCATCTCTAGAAAC GTGACCATCACGCACTTCGACCTGACGTCGTACGAGAAGAGCCTGAGACAGTGGGACAAAAACGTGAACGACATGTACCAGCAGTGTGAGGAGCTGGGCCCTACCGCCTGCCTCCCAGTCCACTACGAACTCCTCATCCTTCGGCCCAG GCAAGTGATGAAGTCTGTGCTCAAGTTCCTCACTTTGCCGTGGCGTGAGGAAGTCCTCAGGCACCATGAATTCATAGCCAAGGACGGAGGAGTGTCCTTAAATCC GATGGAACCATCGACGACACAGGTGAAGCGGGCGCGATACGACGGACGCCCTCACCTCATGGGTGGGTCACCTGCCGCAACACCTCCTCCCAGAAATAGATATCCCTTGCCCCGATGCTGTCTGTCCTTGGATACGACCCTAAGGCCAACCCTCCATCCTACGAGGAGTTGA